A single window of Gossypium arboreum isolate Shixiya-1 chromosome 13, ASM2569848v2, whole genome shotgun sequence DNA harbors:
- the LOC108477747 gene encoding uncharacterized protein LOC108477747 — protein sequence MRAHIAPTGIQPCGDCATVSGNLGISVESTTSKVIVLSPLEQPVQPVRVSKIYREVPLEVQGAVFLVDLMELPFGDFDLILGINWLVKQRVILGYVTKRVILRTEDDNVVVVIEKLVRKGCEAYLAYVNVFVFKDSFVRDIRTVRDFLNAFLEELPGLPPNREIEFGIELLPGTVPVFIATYRMAPKEFTEFKAQLQELLHL from the exons ATGAGGGCTCATATTGCTCCTACTGGGATTCAGCcatgtggagattgtg CTACTGTATCTGGAAACTTGGGGATTTCTGTTGAGAGCACCACTAGTAAGGTTATTGTACTGAGTCCATTGGAGCAGCCTGTTCAG CCTGTTCGGGTTAGTAAAATTTATAGGGAAGTTCCATTAGAGGTACAAGGGGCAGTATTTTTGGtagatctgatggagcttccatttggggattttgactTGATCTTGGGTATCAATTGGTTGGTTAAGCAACGAGTTATTTTGGGCTACGTTACTAAAAGGGTCATTCTGAGAACTGAGGATGATAATGTGGTGGTTGTGATCG AGAAATTGGTTCGAAAAGGATGTGAGGCATATTTGGCTTATGTCAATGTTTTTGTTTTTAAGGACTCTTTTGTTAGGGATATTAGAACAGTGAGGGATTTTTTGAATGCCTTTCTTGAGGAGTTACCAGGtttacctccgaatcgagaaATTGAGTTCGGAATTGAGCTTCTACCGGGTACAGTTCCGGTGTTTATCGCTACATACcgtatggcaccgaaggagtttaCAGAGTTTAAGGCTCAACTGCAAGAACTTCTGCATTTGTGA